A portion of the Leptospira broomii serovar Hurstbridge str. 5399 genome contains these proteins:
- a CDS encoding efflux RND transporter permease subunit — MESIIKFCVSRQITISMIWLALSLFGGIALQKIKMNLMPELKFPKVTVIVNYPNASPEEIESLITKPITDSVGTIGGLDKINSESVEGMSLITLQFSNNISVDYAIIEIRERIDLIRDFLPQDASRPIVTRFDPSQSAFQEIVFFPGKDMDEKKLRGFIQDNVKVHLEKIEGLAAVQFSGGFQKEISVEIDPDKMNAYGISLLDVRRSIVAANVNFPAGSLPVGKKDLLIRAIGEFQDAAEIGQTIAGTNTQGVPVDIASFASIKEGFKERTGIARYNGKDCIIAYLFKESGKNSVEISDKVQSELASINGRFQKELKAEIVFDESKYIKEAISGVSGSLISGAILAFLVLVFLLRNVKSPLILLTVIPASLFTTLLLFYLFNISLNMMSLGGLALGIGMLFDTSNVVFSAIERNLSRGAEIKKAALNGTMEVTGSVISATLTTVIVFLPIIFLKSIVGIVFAEMALAITISLVISLIASLTIIPMLSSVLYTINMESEFLNKLIFNRSEKIYLNMLKSYEGRLNHYLDHPFKLIVIIVVLFLFSIQFISVVSKEFIPSVDTGEFSIVIEAPKGSKLEATSEIVSNIESTLLKSESVASVISRIGYEEDQLASKKKGEWGTNRATLRVLLKDRANISTVKFINEIRNKITLGEDIKIIFENSGDVLSSLITSDQSKLTLEIHGDDLKTLHEIGVNLGKKISSIAGVKDVRESMEDKSIEYALSFDPIKSSSIHMTNEYMSNYLRIANHGSIVTKIKIANKNVNVRLSFRKQDVDSLEKVMRLNVKAPSGELIQIAQIGKVEEKVAPTSILRSGNSRINLVMADINPALMNSAISNAEEVVAKFSVPEGYKIQFSGEKENIEKSFSDLSFAFVLAAVLIYMLLASQFESLLYSLVMICTIPLMFIGTFPALFLFGKSLNVSSFMGIVLLLGVVVDNAALYYEYVQLLFKENIPLKKIIVDSGKIVLRPILMNNSTTILGLMPIMLELQKGTEFQSPMAVVVVVGLFASFFFSLYLIPLLFYYLLKNKR, encoded by the coding sequence ATGGAATCTATTATAAAATTCTGCGTATCCCGCCAAATTACGATTTCCATGATTTGGTTGGCTCTATCGCTGTTTGGAGGAATCGCTTTACAAAAAATTAAAATGAACTTAATGCCGGAGCTTAAGTTCCCTAAAGTTACCGTCATCGTCAATTATCCGAACGCCTCTCCGGAAGAAATAGAAAGCCTTATCACAAAACCTATTACCGATTCAGTGGGCACAATCGGCGGATTGGATAAAATCAATTCAGAATCCGTAGAGGGAATGTCGTTAATTACCCTTCAATTTTCGAACAATATATCCGTCGATTATGCTATCATCGAGATCCGAGAGCGAATCGATCTAATTAGGGATTTTTTACCGCAAGACGCCAGTCGTCCGATCGTCACTCGATTTGATCCTTCTCAATCGGCGTTTCAGGAGATCGTTTTTTTCCCCGGAAAAGATATGGATGAGAAGAAATTACGAGGTTTCATACAAGACAACGTAAAAGTCCATTTAGAGAAGATCGAAGGTCTTGCTGCGGTTCAATTTTCAGGAGGGTTTCAAAAGGAAATATCCGTAGAAATAGATCCGGATAAAATGAATGCTTATGGAATCTCACTATTAGATGTACGGAGATCCATCGTCGCAGCGAACGTAAACTTTCCGGCAGGAAGTCTTCCGGTAGGTAAAAAAGACCTTTTAATTAGAGCTATCGGAGAATTTCAGGATGCCGCCGAAATAGGTCAAACGATTGCAGGTACGAATACCCAAGGTGTCCCCGTCGATATAGCCTCTTTTGCAAGCATCAAAGAGGGCTTTAAGGAAAGAACCGGAATAGCAAGATATAACGGAAAAGATTGTATTATCGCTTACCTATTCAAAGAATCGGGAAAAAATTCGGTCGAAATTTCGGACAAGGTTCAAAGCGAACTGGCAAGCATTAACGGAAGATTTCAGAAGGAACTGAAAGCGGAGATAGTGTTCGATGAATCGAAATATATTAAAGAAGCAATATCAGGCGTAAGCGGGTCGCTTATTTCCGGCGCTATACTAGCTTTTCTCGTTCTTGTTTTTTTGCTTCGAAATGTCAAGAGCCCCTTAATCCTACTGACAGTCATACCTGCGTCTCTTTTCACGACGTTATTACTATTTTATCTATTCAATATATCGTTAAACATGATGTCGCTCGGCGGACTTGCACTCGGTATAGGAATGCTATTCGATACAAGCAACGTAGTTTTTTCGGCGATTGAACGGAATCTTTCTCGCGGAGCCGAGATAAAGAAAGCTGCGCTGAACGGAACGATGGAAGTAACCGGGTCCGTAATTTCCGCTACTTTGACGACGGTCATAGTATTCTTACCCATTATTTTCCTAAAAAGCATCGTAGGAATCGTATTTGCAGAAATGGCATTAGCGATAACGATCTCTCTTGTTATTAGCTTAATCGCATCTCTTACCATCATTCCGATGCTGTCCTCGGTTCTCTATACGATAAATATGGAATCCGAATTTCTGAATAAATTAATCTTTAATAGATCCGAAAAAATATACCTAAACATGTTAAAGAGCTATGAAGGTAGATTAAATCATTATTTGGATCATCCGTTTAAGCTTATCGTAATCATAGTCGTTTTATTCCTCTTTTCCATCCAATTTATTTCGGTAGTGTCGAAAGAATTTATCCCGAGCGTTGATACGGGCGAATTTTCGATCGTTATCGAGGCTCCGAAAGGATCTAAATTGGAAGCTACTTCCGAAATCGTAAGCAATATAGAATCGACTCTTTTAAAGTCGGAATCCGTAGCGAGCGTAATATCTAGGATCGGATATGAGGAGGACCAATTAGCGAGTAAAAAAAAGGGGGAATGGGGAACAAACCGAGCGACATTGAGAGTGCTTTTAAAGGATCGAGCTAATATTTCTACGGTTAAATTCATTAACGAAATTAGAAATAAAATAACTTTAGGCGAAGACATTAAGATAATTTTCGAAAATAGCGGGGACGTCCTTTCTTCGCTGATCACTTCCGACCAGAGCAAGTTAACTTTGGAAATTCACGGGGACGATCTCAAAACTCTTCACGAGATCGGCGTTAATTTGGGGAAAAAAATTTCCTCGATCGCCGGCGTAAAGGATGTTAGGGAGAGTATGGAAGATAAATCGATCGAATATGCGTTAAGCTTCGATCCGATTAAATCGAGTAGCATTCATATGACGAATGAATATATGTCCAACTATCTCCGAATCGCAAACCACGGTTCGATAGTTACAAAAATAAAAATAGCAAACAAAAACGTAAACGTTCGTTTGAGCTTTAGAAAACAGGACGTAGATTCACTGGAAAAAGTCATGCGGCTGAATGTAAAGGCCCCGTCCGGCGAGCTAATACAAATCGCTCAAATCGGCAAGGTTGAGGAAAAAGTCGCTCCCACTTCGATCTTGCGCTCGGGAAACTCCCGAATCAATTTAGTGATGGCGGATATAAACCCCGCCTTGATGAATTCCGCAATTTCGAATGCGGAAGAAGTCGTTGCAAAATTTTCCGTTCCGGAAGGGTATAAGATCCAATTCTCCGGAGAAAAAGAAAACATCGAGAAATCGTTCAGCGATTTATCTTTTGCCTTCGTATTAGCGGCAGTCCTGATCTATATGCTGCTTGCCAGTCAATTCGAATCGCTACTTTATTCGCTAGTGATGATTTGCACCATTCCACTGATGTTTATCGGAACTTTCCCCGCGTTATTTCTGTTCGGAAAGTCTCTCAACGTAAGTTCCTTTATGGGAATAGTGTTACTCTTAGGAGTGGTCGTGGATAATGCCGCATTATATTATGAATATGTTCAACTTCTATTCAAGGAGAATATTCCGTTAAAAAAGATCATCGTCGATTCCGGTAAGATCGTATTGAGACCGATCCTAATGAACAATAGCACTACAATTTTAGGTTTGATGCCCATTATGTTAGAGCTTCAAAAAGGAACGGAATTCCAATCGCCGATGGCGGTCGTAGTCGTGGTCGGTTTATTCGCGTCCTTCTTCTTTAGTTTATATTTAATACCGTTGCTCTTTTACTATTTGCTTAAGAACAAAAGATAA